The following are encoded in a window of Coregonus clupeaformis isolate EN_2021a chromosome 34, ASM2061545v1, whole genome shotgun sequence genomic DNA:
- the LOC121549709 gene encoding vascular cell adhesion protein 1-like, with product MDLPPSPNITVSGEVKEGTPVSLNCSAVAPCPEHPPELIWTLPTQFTPENQLQENPDQTKSVLSTVNFTPSYLHHEKNITCTAVYPVGTSNKTAEHTMMLNVSFSPKDTSASISPADPVLVGSCVNLTCSSTANPPVTNFTWFQISGGKTTQVASGQSYTLNVTVGDGGLYYCEARNSHGFGKSKEEKLAIKGQEEPVNPMVSGIAAGTLGVFLLISLISLFGWRRNSRLPDGLERTDNPQGQNSPVGTVCVNQTTAGEKPEEPAEDQPEEIHYGDIDFSKLRPKETPAAAQDRNRVQGQESEYAEVNVTRRGPQEPHLNYIDGLYAQVNKRGAF from the exons ATGG ATTTGCCTCCCAGCCCCAACATTACTGTCTCAGGTGAGGTGAAGGAAGGGACCCCTGTCAGTTTAAACTGCTCTGCTGTCGCTCCCTGTCCCGAACACCCCCCTGAGCTGATATGGACTCTCCCAACACAGTTCACACCTGAGAACCAACTGCAGGAGAATCCAGACCAAACCAAATCAGTTCTCTCCACGGTGAATTTCACTCCGTCATACCTTCATCATGAGAAGAACATCACTTGTACTGCAGTCTACCCAGTAGGGACAAGCAACAAGACAGCTGAACATACCATGATGCTTAACGTTTCAT tctctcctaaGGACACCTCAGCCTCCATCAGTCCAGCTGATCCAGTATTAGTGGGCAGCTGTGTTAATCTGACCTGCAGCAGTACAGCCAACCCTCCTGTGACAAACTTCACCTGGTTCCAGATCAGTGGGGGTAAAACAACACAGGTAGCATCTGGACAGAGTTACACCCTCAATGTGACTGTTGGTGATGGAGGACTGTACTACTGTGAAGCAAGAAATAGTCACGGCTTTGGGAAGTCAAAGGAAGAGAAGCTGGCTATTAAAG GGCAAGAAGAGCCTGTTAACCCAATGGTTTCTGGGATTGCAGCAGGAACTCTGGGGGTCTTTCTGCTTATCAGCCTGATCAGTCTTTTTGGATG GAGGAGAAACTCTAGGCTCCCCGATGGACTTGAAAGGACGGACAATCCACAGGGACAG AACTCCCCGGTTGGGACGGTGTGTGTTAACCAGACCACAGCCGGAGAGAAACCAGAGGAACCTGCAGAAGACCAGCCTGAAGAGATCCACTATGGTGACATAGACTTCTCCAAACTACGGCCCAAAGAGACCCCAGCTGCAGCCCAGGACAGGAACAGGGTCCAGGGGCAGGAGAGTGAGTACGCTGAAGTCAATGTGACCAGGAGAGGGCCCCAGGAACCACACCTTAACTACATAGATGGGCTTTATGCACAAGTGAATAAAAGAGGTGCATTTTAA
- the LOC121549426 gene encoding phosphoenolpyruvate carboxykinase [GTP], mitochondrial-like: MVGWEPQEGAIDLQGLVSKVDMGTLFNVVYESFNWRHGVFVGASMRSEATAAAEYKGKVIMHDPFAMRPFCGYNFGDYLAHWLSMETRKGPTHLPNIFHVNWFRKDPTSGSFLCPGFGDNARVLEWIFKRCSREREDEAARKSMVGWVPQEGAINLQGLGSKVDMRALFDLPKAFWEKETQELRAYFTEQVGADLPQQVEGELKALEDRVRN; the protein is encoded by the exons ATGGTGGGCTGGGAGCCACAGGAGGGAGCCATCGACCTGCAGGGCCTGGTCAGCAAGGTGGACATGGGCACCCTCTTCAACG TTGTGTACGAGTCGTTTAATTGGCGTCACGGTGTGTTTGTGGGAGCCTCTATGAGGTCTGAGGCCACAGCAGCTGCTGAGTACAAAG GCAAGGTCATAATGCACGACCCCTTCGCCATGCGCCCCTTCTGTGGCTACAACTTCGGGGACTACCTGGCCCACTGGCTGAGCATGGAGACCCGCAAGGGCCCCACCCACCTGCCCAATATCTTCCATGTCAACTGGTTCCGCAAGGACCCCACGTCGGGCTCCTTCCTCTGTCCGGGCTTTGGCGACAACGCCCGCGTTCTGGAGTGGATCTTCAAGCGCTGCAGCCGCGAGAGGGAGGATGAGGCGGCCAGGAAGAGCATGGTGGGCTGGGTGCCACAGGAGGGAGCCATCAACCTGCAGGGACTGGGCAGCAAGGTGGACATGCGTGCCCTCTTTGACCTGCCCAAGGCCTTCTGGGAGAAGGAGACCCAGGAGCTGAGGGCATACTTTACCGAGCAGGTGGGAGCCGACCTCCCCCAACAGGTGGAGGGAGAGCTGAAGGCTCTGGAGGACAGGGTCAGGAATTGA
- the LOC121549435 gene encoding sialic acid-binding Ig-like lectin 7 gives MACPENMFFLIGLFMSGVLACFGKRDMITTLPDRLDVLTGSCVQIPCAFYIPDQNYYKFNSTILISGVWFKKSPQFGEGLDNVIFNSSETVNRYEGNITGNMSQKNCTTVFFNVTTSSSDKYLFRIESQPFCATDTEKSVDIVVRDLPPSPIITVSGEVKEETAVSLNCSAVAPCPEHPPELIWTLPTQFTPENQLQENPDQTKSVLSTVTFTPSYLHHEKNITCTAVYPVGTINKTAEHTMMLNVSFSPKNTSASISPAGPVLVGSCVNLTCSSTANPPVTNFTWFQISGGNTTQVASGLSYTLNVTVGDGGLYYCEARNSNGLGKSEEEKLAVKGETEIFL, from the exons ATGGCTTGTCCTGAGAACATGTTTTTTCTCATTGGCCTCTTTATGTCAG GTGTTTTGGCCTGTTTTGGCAAACGAGATATGATCACCACATTGCCAGATAGACTGGATGTACTGACTGGCTCCTGTGTGCAAATCCCATGTGCATTTTATATTCCTGACcaaaattactataaatttaacAGCACAATACTTATCTCTGGAGTGTGGTTTAAAAAATCCCCACAGTTTGGTGAGGGTCTGGACAATGTGATATTTAACAGTAGTGAGACGGTCAACAGATATGAAGGGAACATAACTGGAAACATGTCCCAGAAGAACTGCACCACAGTTTTCTTCAATGTAACCACCAGTTCCTCTGATAAATACTTATTCAGGATTGAAAGTCAACCATTCTGTGCAACAGACACTGAAAAGTCTGTTGATATTGTTGTCAGGG ATTTGCCTCCCAGTCCCATCATTACTGTCTCAGGTGAGGTGAAGGAAGAGACCGCTGTCAGTTTGAACTGCTCTGCTGTCGCTCCCTGTCCCGAACACCCCCCTGAGTTGATATGGACTCTACCAACACAGTTCACACCTGAGAACCAACTGCAGGAGAATCCAGACCAAACCAAATCAGTTCTCTCCACGGTGACCTTCACTCCATCATACCTTCATCATGAGAAGAACATCACTTGTACTGCAGTCTACCCAGTAGGGACAATCAACAAGACAGCTGAACATACCATGATGCTTAATGTTTCAT TCTCTCCTAAGAACACCTCGGCCTCCATCAGTCCAGCTGGTCCAGTATTAGTGGGCAGCTGTGTTAATCTGACCTGCAGCAGTACAGCCAACCCTCCTGTGACGAACTTCACCTGGTTCCAGATCAGTGGGGGTAACACAACACAGGTAGCATCTGGACTGAGTTACACCCTCAATGTGACTGTTGGTGATGGAGGACTGTACTACTGTGAAGCAAGAAATAGTAACGGCCTTGGGAAGTCAGAGGAAGAGAAGCTGGCTGTTAAAGGTGAAACGG AGATATTTTTGTGA